A genome region from Brassica oleracea var. oleracea cultivar TO1000 chromosome C2, BOL, whole genome shotgun sequence includes the following:
- the LOC106326386 gene encoding uncharacterized protein LOC106326386, translated as MKTSHTAFLISILLLASFSSLTHGLLLNGLQIGAVRVNGVLFCSLDGNLRGNSPPLSGAIVQLSCAGSQTNLSQALTNPAGAFVVLVRILDTILFDPSSCFVRVNLPVATCSVFPPDGALTASINLVNIVQTAILDIANFTTGPFVSSVL; from the coding sequence ATGAAGACATCCCACACTGCTTTCCTTATCTCCATCCTTCTCTTAGCTTCATTTTCATCCCTCACTCACGGACTCTTACTTAACGGTCTCCAGATCGGTGCTGTCAGAGTTAACGGCGTCCTGTTCTGTTCCCTTGACGGCAACCTCAGGGGAAACAGTCCTCCGTTATCCGGAGCCATTGTCCAGCTATCGTGCGCCGGCTCTCAAACCAATCTTAGCCAAGCTTTGACTAATCCCGCCGGAGCCTTCGTCGTCTTGGTGAGGATTCTTGACACTATCCTCTTTGACCCTTCCTCATGCTTCGTCAGGGTTAATCTCCCTGTTGCCACGTGTTCAGTTTTCCCGCCGGACGGTGCCCTCACCGCCTCTATAAACCTAGTCAATATCGTTCAGACCGCTATTCTCGACATCGCCAACTTCACCACCGGTCCTTTCGTCAGCTCTGTCCTTTGA